In Frederiksenia canicola, the sequence CTTTTTATTTTATGGTTATTTATTGGAGACTTACCTTTGAAAACGCAAGAAAAATTGCTTCCTGCTATGTTACTGCTTAGTAGCATAGTCGCAATGGCTGAAGAGACTGCCGTTCAATTAGATGAAATTTCCGTTACTGCAAACAGTGCCACATTAGCGGGCTCTGCGGTTGGGGCTTATCAAAAAATTAGCGATACTGTCGTACAAAAAGAAAAGCTGAAAACCCAATCCGCTACCCTAGGTAATGCACTCGCAGGCGAATTAGGGGTGCATAGTAATCCCTTTGGTGGTGGGTCAAGTGCACCCATTATTCGGGGACAAGAAGGGGCTAGAATTAAAATTCTACAAAACGGTTTAGATGTGGTTGATATGTCTACCATCTCACCAGATCATGCGGTTGCTGCAGATACCTTGCTCGCTCAGCAAGTTGAGTTAGTTCGTGGTGCATCTACGCTACGTTATTCCACAAGCTCTCCCGCTGGAGTTCTCAATGTTGTGGATAATCGTATTCCAACTGCCTTACCTGAAAAAGGCTATGAGGGCGAGCTCAATACGCGTTTTGATACCGCAAGTAAAGAAAAAGTCGCAACATTAGGTATTACAACAAAACTAAGTGATCATATTGCTCTACGTTTAGAAGGATTAGCACGTAATTCAGATAACTATCGTGTACGGCAATTTAACGTCGGTGAAAAACTCAATTATGTACCTGATACTTATAATAAATCCCAAGTTGGAACCGTTGGACTATCGTGGATTGAAGATAAAGGCTACTTGGGGGTATCGTATAGTTATCGAAAAGATAAGTATGGCTTACCTGGACATAACCATAAATTTGACGATTGTAAAGGGCATCTGATTGACATACGGGAACATTCTCCTATTGCTCGCAGTTACTTAATTCCTTATCCTCACTTAGCGGAAGATTCCGATGTCATCTCTTTTCCACATTTTGATGGATGTACTTCAGATCACGGTAATGATCCCTCGCATAGCCATGACCACCCATACGGTCAAGATCATGTCCATAGCCCAGGCGAACTTGGACCTTGGGTTAAATTGAAATCACGTCGATTTGATTTACGCGGAGAAATCAAAACCGCATTTGCTGGTATTGAAAAAATTCGAGCGAGTTTTTCGTATGCTGACTATCACCATGATGAAATAGATGCGGGTAAAGCTGGTATTTCTCGTTTCGATACCGATTATTGGAAAGAACGACAAAACCAAAGAGCATTGCAAAATGCAGGTAAGGCTGCCGGTATCTTTGATAATCAAACCTATAATGGAAAACTAGAATTTGTCCATAAACCACTAGGTAATCTCACCGGTGTGTGGGGAGTACAATATAGTGATTCTAAAACGAGTGTCGAATCGACCACAAATAAAGCGATTAATCTCCGTTATCCGCTCGTTCCTAATACCAATAAAGTCGCAAGCGTATTTGCTATTGAAAACTATGTGCTCGGCGATTTTATTTTCGAAGTGGGAGCTCGATTAGATAAACAACGAATTCCAATTAAATATGATCAACGTTGGCTAAATACCTATGTAAAAAAAGACGATGCAAAGCCT encodes:
- a CDS encoding TonB-dependent receptor domain-containing protein; this translates as MKTQEKLLPAMLLLSSIVAMAEETAVQLDEISVTANSATLAGSAVGAYQKISDTVVQKEKLKTQSATLGNALAGELGVHSNPFGGGSSAPIIRGQEGARIKILQNGLDVVDMSTISPDHAVAADTLLAQQVELVRGASTLRYSTSSPAGVLNVVDNRIPTALPEKGYEGELNTRFDTASKEKVATLGITTKLSDHIALRLEGLARNSDNYRVRQFNVGEKLNYVPDTYNKSQVGTVGLSWIEDKGYLGVSYSYRKDKYGLPGHNHKFDDCKGHLIDIREHSPIARSYLIPYPHLAEDSDVISFPHFDGCTSDHGNDPSHSHDHPYGQDHVHSPGELGPWVKLKSRRFDLRGEIKTAFAGIEKIRASFSYADYHHDEIDAGKAGISRFDTDYWKERQNQRALQNAGKAAGIFDNQTYNGKLEFVHKPLGNLTGVWGVQYSDSKTSVESTTNKAINLRYPLVPNTNKVASVFAIENYVLGDFIFEVGARLDKQRIPIKYDQRWLNTYVKKDDAKPDLSTYKQQAFSYLGSAEWLFHDNYRLAFTASHNERLPTPMELYYQGKHLATNSFEYGNKNLRKEQSNNAEVAFAYNSEHWDYRLSAYHNRFKNYIYNEDLFRDGNLFMRRYTQSEAQFNGLEGEVSFKPTDEYKVTIFGDYVRGKLYNLKPKYRRTLYEYAVQYEDGFLTYKATPKGEEVIGITQRDAPRVPPTRLGFRFNGQFTSHFSGFIEYTYAFAQNKTAQSVAVREPKPLKHDDFEEDELLEGIDLNKYNPLNIEIVDEDEFKDVVKDIRLQEKNAELPITRQYIREDKTAAYHLLNLGINYQRQWRNLEYNINLSANNILNQKIYTHTSFLPYVPQMGRNFVLGLGVKF